TATACTCTTTTAAAAAAAGAGGAGGAAGGAGTAATCCTTTGATATGAACAGGGATACGATATCCCTCTTTGTGATGGAGAAATACATCTGCTTCAATTGTTTCTTGTCCGTTCAGTACAAGAAGCATAGGACACCCTGTTTTACAGAGGTTGTTTCCGTCCATGTCTACATGTCGAAGGATGTTGTCTTGACAGGATTTTCCTATGACCTCTGAAACAGAGTATCCTGTGATTTTTTCAGCGGCTTTATTCCACAGGATGATCCTGCGGTTTTTATCAAGAATATAAGCCCCCTCCGTAAGGTGATCGAAGAGTTTTTTAAAAAAAACTTCCATAGATTCATTCCTTAGATGCATTCCTTTTGCATATTGTTTATAATCGGCCGATTCGTCGTAAAACATAAACCGCTGTAAGAAAAGCTTTTTGAGAAGAGGGTATACGATGATCTCCCCATTCGTGGAAGTATATATAACCGCTGCGGATATCTGCGAGAAGGGAAGCCATCATCGCAGGGAGGAGATCCTGTTTTACCTCAAGAGGTTTGAGAGCGTAGAGACACGTTGCTACACCTATTTCCTGGGCGATGAGTTCTATCTGCCAGGGTGATGTGAGGGTAACAAGCACCCCCTCCATATCTTCTTTTTTGATAACATCTTCTGCTTCGAGGGTAAACCATGATGTAAGAAATTGTATAGCTTCAGAAGCACGTTTTTCCATAGTTTGAGATATCCACCACTCTCTGTCTTCTAATAAAATCCGTAAACCTCTTTCTGAAACTACATCTTTCCACCAGGAAAGGAAGAGTTTTTCTTCAAGAAAGCTCCCGTAAGCTGCCGTTACCCGTGAAGGAATATTGTAGTAGAAATGTTCTCGTATTTCTCGGGGAAAATGGGGTATGGAGAGATGCCAGGTTTCTGATTTTTTCAAAAATTCGTGAAGATCCTCGAGGTTTTGTTTTTGTCTGAGGTCGGCATAAAACTGGAGAATCCGCACTTTCGAATAGAGGTTTGTGGCATGTAAGAAAAGATTATGATGAATAAGGTATTTTACCTCGTCGATCCAGCGATAGCTTCTTTTTCTCTTTGGGAAGGGAATCATGCTGGAAACAATTTTCTGAGAAAGGAGCCATTGTAAAAGCCACTGGAGGTTATGGTCTGAAAGAGAAGTGACATAGCTATCAAAGTCCCGAGGGGGTCTTCCCAGGGATGCTCGAAACCAGGATTCAATCTCTTCGAGCAGCTGATCGATATCTGTGGTTGTTGTGGGTTTTCCCGAGAGAAGCAAGACAATATCTTGAAGTCCGGTTAAAGAAAAACCAAGCGTGAATTTTTTCTCTCTTTTTTGGAAAGTGAAAAAGAGGAGAGGGGTGGTATCCTGAGGTGGCGTATTTTTCACCTGGAGAAATGTTCCGGAAGGAAAGATAAGAAAAGTTCGACTAAAAAAATCATTGATGTCTTTCCAGACACTTTCATCATCAACGAAGAGGGGTAGTCTTGAGTCTATCTTTAAGCCGCGATGATAGAGTCTCATGTTTGAAGAAGCAAGAGAATGAGAAGGGGGGTGGGAAGAGAGATTTTGTAGGGTATAGGAAGGTGGGGCAAAGAGATATATCCATCCTGTCATTTTTAAGAAACAAAGAGATCTCCAGAATAGACATGTTCAACATGATCTCCATTTCGGATGACGGCAATACCCTGTTCATTGACATCTTCCAGGGTGCCTTCAACAATATATTTCCCTGTGTCAATTCGTACAGACTGAAAGAGCCCCATAAGATGCTTTTTCCAATCTTCGTAGAGGGTTGAAAAACCATAGGTATCCATGATTTCTCTCATTTTGAAAAAGGTATTGAGAATCTCGGAGAGAATGATATGACGGTCATATTCCTGGCCACTTACCATCTTCATAGAGGTGGCTTGGGGGAGTTTTGGTTCGGAGTTTATGTTGATTCCTACGCCAATAATGAGTGTTTTCAGTCGGTTTTCCTCGGTGATCATTTCGGTAAGAATGCCGCATATCTTTTTGTTGTTTATATAAATATCATTTGGCCATTTGATCTTGACTTCGTTTTGAAGACTGCTGGCAAGAATATTTCTCACAGCGAGAGCCATGAGAACGGTATACTGATAGTAATGACAAACATCCGTATTCATTCGAAGGCCGAGGGAAAAGGCGATGTCTTTACCAGGAGCACTCTCCCACTGGCGACCAAGTCTTCCTTTTCCTGCATATTGTTTGTCGGTGAAAAAGAGTGAGCTTTCGGAATAGCGTACCATGACTTCTTTGGCCCAGAGGTTGGTTGAATCTATCTCGGGTTTGTAAAAAAACTCAAGTGGGTGAGAACAAAGGAGAGAAAGCTTTTCGGGGATGAGACGGTCTTTCGGAAGAGTGTGGAGTCGGTATCCCTTTTTTTTGATACAGTCGATACCATAGCCATTTTCTATGAGGGATTGAACCCTTTTCCACACAGCGGTTCGTGAAAGATCTACCATTTCAGCAATCTGGGCACCAGAAATGAATTTTCCCTGGTTTGCCAGGAGGGCCCGAAGAACCAGATCCATTTTTTTCTCCTAAAAATTATACTTTTTTTTGTTTATTATACCACGAAAAATTTTTGAAAGCAAATTTTTATAGGGAAGGAGATTCGTTTGAATGGAAAAATTATTTTTTTGTGTTATAATAAAACATCTTACCGGAGGATGGTGGAATGGAAGTTCTTCTTATTGTTCTCAATATTGTGGGGATTGTCGCATTTGCGGTTTCTGGAGCCATGAAGGGGATGAAGTATTCCCTTGATATTCTAGGGGTAGTGGTACTTGGTATTCTTACTGCTCTTGGGGGAGGGATGGTGAGGGATGTTCTTCTCAACCAGTTGCCTGAGGCGCTTCGTCATGAGGAGGTGATTCTCTATGCGATTGGGTCTTCGGTGGTTACGTATCTTCTGGGAAGAAGGGTAAAAAACATTTCTCAGTGGGTGAGGTATTTTGATGCTCTGGGACTAGCTCTTTTTACGACTGTGGGGGCAGAAAAGGGCATGAGTGCCTCTCTCGGCTTACTGGGGGTAATTATCATGGGAACATCAACAGGGGTAGTAGGGGGAATGCTGCGGGATATTTTTGTAGGAGAGATTCCGTCGGTTCTGAGAGAAGAGATTTACGCGTCTTTTTGTATTGTTGGTTCTGGGATATATTATCTTTTCCGTTTCCTATCGTTTCCCAATAGCTGGAGTATTGCTTTGGTGGTTGGATTTATTTTTGTAGGGCGGGTGCTGGCTATCCGCTATAGTTGGCATTTGCCAAGACGCTCACTAGATTAATTTCCCGTTGCGTCAAATAAAAAAGTACTCGAAATTCGAATCATTGCCTCATAAAAAAAAGTACTCAAAAATTCCATACAGTTTCCTCCAAATTTTTGTTTTTTACATTCTTTTTCTTTTGAAGGCTGAAAAGTTTTCTCTGGCAAGCTGTAATTTTTTGTCTTAGGTGAAACAAATCGAGAGCCTTATAAAGCCTTGTTAGGCGTTCCTTTTGTGCCACACTTACATAAGAGCTTTCTAAAAGCCGTTGGTAGGGAGTTTTAATATCATCATGCTTCTTTTGCACCTTGCTTCCGATTCTCTTTTTCTCTGTCATTTTCATAGCCCGGTTGAAAAAAGTTGGCATGCCTGAGATACGCATAGAGTCGGTTCAAGTAGTAGACTTCTTCCTCGGTATCGTAGCGGAAGTATCCAACATTCTGGCGGACTATGGAATAGTTTTTCTGCTCAACGTAGCAGTTATCATTGGAACGGGAGCTTCTTCCCCTTGTAAATTTTATCTGGTGCTTCTCACACCAATCGCGTAGAGGATGATTAATAAATTCAGCACCGGTATCAGAATCAATTCCCCGTAACTCAAAAGGAAGTCTTCTTTGGACTTTTTCTATGGCTTCTCTCACCCATTTTGAAGCTTTGTTTTTGATTGCCACAAGTTCTGTCCAACCGCTCCAAACATCCACCATATTTAATGTTTGAGCAAAATCTCCCCGGCTATTTCCTCCCTCATGGGCTACCAGATCAATCTCCATAAAACCAGGGCAATTTTCATCCCACTCTGCCCACGTGCGTATAGCTATTTGTTGCTTTAATAGCGTTCCAGGCTTTGTACCTTTTCGTCCTTTTATCTCAAGCTTTTTACGCTCTTGTTTCAAAAGTCGGTCAATACTTGAAGCACTTATATGGCGCAAGTTTTCTATAGCCTGTGGAGAACCGTGGAGATGTCCGTTTGCTAAGAGATTATCTAAAACTTCATTTAAAATTGGCTTTAAACGTTTGCCACACATGTAGTTTTCAATTTCCCAGACCTTTTTTAGAAGTTTTAGTTCCTCTTCGCCGAATTTTTTCTTTCTGCCAGGTCTTTTGCCCTTCTTGGCTATGTCGGCTTTAAGGTAATTTTTCTTGCCTACATAGATGGTTTTTCCGTGCTGCCTCAAGAGCCTGGCGGCATAGTTTCGATTTTTTAGGCCTGTTATCCTCACAAAATAATCCAGTATCTCCTTTTTCTCCTTTTTGCTGGCTTTTTGATACTCTGCTTCGACAAGCTCAGCATATCATTTCGCCGTTTCCCTGTAAATAGGTCTCCTTTCAAACATCGCCACCCCAATTCCGGTTGGCGAGCTTGTCGAGCCACGGTTGGCGAGCTTGTCGAGCCATGAACTGGATTATTTTACACAAATTTAAAGTACTTTTTTATTTTGAAGCAACGTTCCCTTTTCGAGTACTTTTATTATGAAGCAATTCGAATTTTTGCAAAAATCAGTGCTTAGCTTTATAATTCTTTGATAAAGTGAAATTCTTAAAAAATCCTGATAAAATGGATGAAAGGAGGAAAAGATGAAGAGGATTCTTCTCTCTCTTGGTCTGGTGTTCCTGGTGCTTGGTTGTGGTAGTAAGAAGCTCACAGAAATCCCTGTAGGGTTTATTGGTCCTCTGACAGGTGATGCAGCCAACTATGGCAAGCTGTCGCTCCAGGCTGTTCAGATTGCTCTGGACGAGATCAATGCTCAGGGTGGTATTGGTGGCCTGCCTGTGAAGCTCTACGTTGAAGATGATGAGGGTAAGCCTGAAAAGGCCAATGCTGCTTTTGAAAAGCTCTACGGTGTGAACAAGATTTATGGTTTTGTCGGTCCTATGTTTTCTTCCTGTGCTCTGGCTATTGCACCAAAGGCACAGGCAGCCAAAGTGGTGATGATTTCTCAGTCTGCTACTCACAAAGATGTTACCTCCAAGGGAGATTTTATCTTCCGTAATGTGCTTTCTGATCAGCTGCAGGCAGAGGTTTTTGGTCGTTATGTAGCTGAAAAACTGGGCATCAAAAAGGTGGCTATTCTTTATATTAAAAATGATTATAGCCAGGGTCTGGCCATGGATTTCAAGCGTGTCTTTGAGGCAAGCGGTGGTCAGGTTGTGGCTGTTGAGACAGGGGTTCAGGGCGATAAGGATTTCAAGACCCAGCTTACCAAGATCAAAGAGGCTCAGCCTGAGGCTTTGTATATCCCTAACTATGTGGCAGAAATGGCTCAGATCCTTGAACAGGCTAAACAGCTTGGTCTGAATGTGAAGATTCTTTCAGCTGATGGTTTTTCCAATCCTGAGATCTTTGCTCTTGCTAAAGATCTTGCCAATGGTGTTATCTTCTCTAACTCTGCTGATGAAAGTGGTATGAAGAACCCACTTCGTGAAAACTTTGTCAAGCTTTACCGTGAGAAGTATGGAGAGGATCCTGATGCTTTTGCCCAGAATGCCTATGATGCTTTCAAAGTGCTCTTGCTTGCTTTGAAGAATGCTTATGAAACTTCTGGTGGAGTTATTGATAGAACCAAGGTTCGTGATTTTCTGTTGAATCTCCGGGGATATCAAGGGGTTTCTGGTGTGATTACTTTCTTGCCTTCTGGCGATGCGATCAAGAATGTGGGTATCTATGTAGCTGATGCCAAGAAGAAGACCTACAATCAGATCGCTGTGTACAAAGTAGAGAACAATCAATTGGTAGAGGTAAAATAATTTATAATAAGCCGGGCGTCCTTGAGGGACGTCCGGGTGTTTTTATCCGGGTTTGGATTTTTATAGGTAAGGATGGAGTGGTATGGCGCTTTTTCATCTCTCCTGGTCTGAGATAGGGCAGCACGTAGTGAATGGCATTACGCTGGGAAGCATTTATGCTTTGATTGCTTTGGGTTACACGATGGTTTATGGCATATTGAAGTTTATCAATTTTGCTCATGGGGAAATTCTCATGATGGGGGCATATGCCGGATATTTTTTCTATATGGCTTTGAATGGTGAGGGGGTTTCTTCACTTTCGCTTTTTCTTTTTTTGTTGGCTATGATAGGGTCAATGCTAGTGAGTGCTACGCTGGGAGTTATTGTAGAGAAACTGGCATATAAACCTCTTAGAACAGCTCCAAGACTTGCTCCCCTGTTGAGTGCTATAGGGGTGTCTATTATTTTATCAAACCTGGCGGCGTTTCTTTTTGGAACGAAATCAAAAAGGCTGGACTACCCCTTTCCCAACGAAACAATTCTTTTGGGAAATGTGGCTATTACACCGCATCAGATTTTGATCGTGGTTTCGGCGTTGGTACTTATGGTGGCACTTAAGCTTTTTGTAGATTATTCAAAACTTGGCAAGGCAATGAGAGCAACCAGCCAGAATATGAATGTAGCCAAACTGATGGGGATTAATACGGATTTTATTATTAGTCTGACGTTTGCGATTGGGTCGGCACTTGCTGCAGCAGCTGGTATGCTTGTCGCTCTCGAGATTAAGATTTATCCCACAATGGGTACACTTGCAGGATTAAAGGCGTTCGTGGCAGCAGTTTTTGGTGGTATTGGAAATATCACAGGGGCGATGATCGGTGGCGTGCTTCTGGGGGTGATTGAAACCTTTGGGGTGGCAGTTCTGGGTATTCCTCAGGGGCTAAGGGATACGGTGGCATTTACTATTTTGATTTTCGTGCTTTTGTTTCGACCGTCTGGGCTCCTCGGAAAAAAAGAAAAGGAGAAGGTATAATGCTAAATTTTCTCTCTCTTCTGGTAATTTATATAGAGATCTATGCGATTCTTGCATTGAGTCTTAACCTGATAGCAGGATATACAGGGCTTCTTTCGCTGTGTCATGCGGCATTTTTTGCTATAGGGGCGTATACGACAGCGATTGGAATGACAATGGGTGGGTGGAATTTTTGGTTTTCTCTTTTTGTCAGTGGGATACTCGCATCGATGCTGGGACTTGTTGTTGGTCTTCCCACTCTTCGATTGAAGGGAGATTACCTGGCTATTGCAACACTTGGATTTGGCGAAGTGGTAAAGAATATTATCATCAACTGGGACAGTCTCACTCGGGGGCCCAATGGTATCAATGGTGTTCCGACACCAGAGATGTTTGGACTTAAGTTTGGGTATGATACCCCTTTTGCTTATGTATTGCTTTATGCTTTGTTTGTAGCAGGAACGTATTTTGTTATACGCTGGGTGGTACATTCTCGTTTTGGTCGTGCACTGGAAGCAATCAGGGAGGATGAGATTGCTGTGGGTGCTATGGGCATCAACGCGGTTAAGTACAAGGTTGTCGCTTTTATGATGGGAGCTTTTTTTGCCGGGATAGCTGGTTCTCTTTGGGCGGTATACAACCAGTCGGTAGCACCTCAAACCTTTGATTTTATGCTTTCGGTCCTGGTTCTGTGTATGGTGGTGTTGGGTGGCTTGGGGAACTCTCTTGGGGCGATCCTGGGAGCGCTGGTCATAGTGATTCTTTCGGAGCTTCCCCGGCTTACTGGTCTTACGAGTTTGATCCCTGCCCAGTTCAATCAGATGTTTTTTGGGCTTTTACTTATTCTGGTGATGATCTTTCGTCCTCAGGGTGTATTGGGGAGAAAGCGTATCTCCTACGAGACAGAGGTTGCCAGAATTCTTGAGAGGAGGTCTTCGTGAATAAACTCCTTTATACGTCATGTTTGCGAAAAGAATTCGGTGGGCTCGTTGCTGTCAATGATGTTGATTTTCAGGTGGAGGCGGGGAGTATTACTGGACTCATTGGACCAAACGGTGCAGGAAAAACAACCCTTTTTAATATGATTACAGGGATGGAAGAACCTACTGAAGGGTATGTGTTTTTCCAGGGTATGGATATCACAGGAGAACCTGCCTATAAGATAGCAAGACTTGGCATTGGTCGTACCTTTCAGAATATACGTCTTTTTCGTGAGCTTACTGTTTTTGAAAATGTAATGATTGGTCGACATTTTAAAGGAACACATCCTTTTAAAGGACCTTTAGGCCTCCTGAATGCGTTGTATGCCCTCATCAATTCTCGTCGTGAGGAGCGGGATATCTATGAAAATGCATGGAAGTGGCTTGAGTTTGTGGGTATTGACCGTTACCACGCAGAATTTCCCGGAAATTTGCCCTATGGTGTCCAGAGAAAGGTGGAGATTGCCCGGGCGATGGCTATGGAACCCAAACTTCTCTTTCTCGATGAGCCGGCAGCAGGTATGAACCCTGTCGAAACAGAAGAACTGATGGCTCTTATTCGACGGATCCGGAATCTCGGTATTACAGTCGTTCTTATAGAACATGATATGAAACTGGTGATGAATATTTGTGATTGTATTACAGTGTTAAACTATGGACAAAAGATTGCTGAGGGAACACCACAAGAGATCCAGTCTCACCCTCAGGTTATAGAAGCGTATCTTGGGAGAGAGGCATGAAAGAGGTTGTTTTACGACTGGATAATATTCATGTGCGCTATGGTGGTATTCACGCCCTGAAAGGGGTGAGTCTCATTCTGTCAAAAGGTGAAATTGTAACGCTCATAGGGGCTAACGGAGCAGGAAAATCCACTCTGCTCAAGGCAATTATGGGTTTGGAACCGCTTGCAGAAGGAGTAATTACCTACGAGAATAAAGTTATTTTTCAGGCTTTCTCTGATAGTGGAGAGCGGCCAGTTTCCACACCAGCCCATTGTCTTCCTGGTATGGGATTGGTTTTGGTACCGGAAGGGAGAGGAATTTTTCCTGAGTTGACGGTGAAAGAGAACCTCGAAATGGGAGCATTCCTTCAAAGAGATAAAGTTAACATACAGCGAAGTCTCGAGGAGGTTTATGAGTGGTTTCCTGTACTGAAGGATCGATCCTCTCAGAGAGCAGGTTTTCTTTCTGGGGGAGAACTTCAGATGCTTGCCATAGGAAGGGCCATGATGTCTCAACCTCGGGTGCTTCTTCTGGATGAACCTGGTTTGGGACTTGCACCGATTATGGTACAGAAAATATTTGAAATTATTAACAAACTCAACAAGGAGAAGGGGCTTTCTGTTTTACTCGTCGAACAAAATGCCCGTCAAGCACTCAAGGTGGCTGATCGCGGGTATGTCCTTGAAATAGGAAAGATCACACTTTCTGGAAGTGGGCAGGATCTTTTAGATAATCCAGAGGTAAAGAAAGCCTACCTTGGAGGATAATGTGGAGTGGTGGTCCCTTCTGGGTATTGCTTTTGGGCTTTCTCTGGATGCACTAACAGTATCGCTTACAAATGGTTTTATTATGCAGACGATGCGCTGGCGACATGCTTTTCGTATTGCGTTTGCTTTTGGTTTTTTTCAGGCTCTGATGCCTCTTTTGGGATGGTTTGCCGGTAGCCAGCTTGTTACCTTTTTGCAACGATGGGAGCATTGGGTGGCTTTTTTTCTCTTGAGCTACGTTGGGGGAAAAATGATCTGGGAATCATTTTTTTCGGATGAGTGTGAGAAAAAGAGTTGTGTTGAGTTTCCTGTGCTTTTTTTAATGAGTATCGTGACAAGTCTGGATGCGCTTGCCGTGGGGATCACTCTTGGGGTTTTGCAGACGGCCATTGTTTTGCCAGCTCTGGTGATTGGGGGTGTTACGTTTGGTGTGTGCTTTGTTGGTGTGTATGTAGGGCATAGGTTACAATCGATTTCCACAACTTTTCAAGAAAAACGGTTTGAATGGATTGGAGGAATAGTTCTTATTGGGATTGGGCTTCGTATTGTAATAGAGCATCTTATGAAAGGGATATAGCTTTTTTGATTATTTTTTTGACTTATAAATAAAAAGCCTTGATTAATTTGACAGAAAAAGGTGTTAGCGCTATAA
This sequence is a window from Thermospira aquatica. Protein-coding genes within it:
- a CDS encoding biotin--[acetyl-CoA-carboxylase] ligase, producing the protein MDLVLRALLANQGKFISGAQIAEMVDLSRTAVWKRVQSLIENGYGIDCIKKKGYRLHTLPKDRLIPEKLSLLCSHPLEFFYKPEIDSTNLWAKEVMVRYSESSLFFTDKQYAGKGRLGRQWESAPGKDIAFSLGLRMNTDVCHYYQYTVLMALAVRNILASSLQNEVKIKWPNDIYINNKKICGILTEMITEENRLKTLIIGVGININSEPKLPQATSMKMVSGQEYDRHIILSEILNTFFKMREIMDTYGFSTLYEDWKKHLMGLFQSVRIDTGKYIVEGTLEDVNEQGIAVIRNGDHVEHVYSGDLFVS
- a CDS encoding trimeric intracellular cation channel family protein codes for the protein MEVLLIVLNIVGIVAFAVSGAMKGMKYSLDILGVVVLGILTALGGGMVRDVLLNQLPEALRHEEVILYAIGSSVVTYLLGRRVKNISQWVRYFDALGLALFTTVGAEKGMSASLGLLGVIIMGTSTGVVGGMLRDIFVGEIPSVLREEIYASFCIVGSGIYYLFRFLSFPNSWSIALVVGFIFVGRVLAIRYSWHLPRRSLD
- a CDS encoding ABC transporter substrate-binding protein, whose product is MKRILLSLGLVFLVLGCGSKKLTEIPVGFIGPLTGDAANYGKLSLQAVQIALDEINAQGGIGGLPVKLYVEDDEGKPEKANAAFEKLYGVNKIYGFVGPMFSSCALAIAPKAQAAKVVMISQSATHKDVTSKGDFIFRNVLSDQLQAEVFGRYVAEKLGIKKVAILYIKNDYSQGLAMDFKRVFEASGGQVVAVETGVQGDKDFKTQLTKIKEAQPEALYIPNYVAEMAQILEQAKQLGLNVKILSADGFSNPEIFALAKDLANGVIFSNSADESGMKNPLRENFVKLYREKYGEDPDAFAQNAYDAFKVLLLALKNAYETSGGVIDRTKVRDFLLNLRGYQGVSGVITFLPSGDAIKNVGIYVADAKKKTYNQIAVYKVENNQLVEVK
- a CDS encoding branched-chain amino acid ABC transporter permease, yielding MALFHLSWSEIGQHVVNGITLGSIYALIALGYTMVYGILKFINFAHGEILMMGAYAGYFFYMALNGEGVSSLSLFLFLLAMIGSMLVSATLGVIVEKLAYKPLRTAPRLAPLLSAIGVSIILSNLAAFLFGTKSKRLDYPFPNETILLGNVAITPHQILIVVSALVLMVALKLFVDYSKLGKAMRATSQNMNVAKLMGINTDFIISLTFAIGSALAAAAGMLVALEIKIYPTMGTLAGLKAFVAAVFGGIGNITGAMIGGVLLGVIETFGVAVLGIPQGLRDTVAFTILIFVLLFRPSGLLGKKEKEKV
- a CDS encoding branched-chain amino acid ABC transporter permease, producing the protein MLNFLSLLVIYIEIYAILALSLNLIAGYTGLLSLCHAAFFAIGAYTTAIGMTMGGWNFWFSLFVSGILASMLGLVVGLPTLRLKGDYLAIATLGFGEVVKNIIINWDSLTRGPNGINGVPTPEMFGLKFGYDTPFAYVLLYALFVAGTYFVIRWVVHSRFGRALEAIREDEIAVGAMGINAVKYKVVAFMMGAFFAGIAGSLWAVYNQSVAPQTFDFMLSVLVLCMVVLGGLGNSLGAILGALVIVILSELPRLTGLTSLIPAQFNQMFFGLLLILVMIFRPQGVLGRKRISYETEVARILERRSS
- a CDS encoding ABC transporter ATP-binding protein, whose product is MNKLLYTSCLRKEFGGLVAVNDVDFQVEAGSITGLIGPNGAGKTTLFNMITGMEEPTEGYVFFQGMDITGEPAYKIARLGIGRTFQNIRLFRELTVFENVMIGRHFKGTHPFKGPLGLLNALYALINSRREERDIYENAWKWLEFVGIDRYHAEFPGNLPYGVQRKVEIARAMAMEPKLLFLDEPAAGMNPVETEELMALIRRIRNLGITVVLIEHDMKLVMNICDCITVLNYGQKIAEGTPQEIQSHPQVIEAYLGREA
- a CDS encoding ABC transporter ATP-binding protein, whose product is MKEVVLRLDNIHVRYGGIHALKGVSLILSKGEIVTLIGANGAGKSTLLKAIMGLEPLAEGVITYENKVIFQAFSDSGERPVSTPAHCLPGMGLVLVPEGRGIFPELTVKENLEMGAFLQRDKVNIQRSLEEVYEWFPVLKDRSSQRAGFLSGGELQMLAIGRAMMSQPRVLLLDEPGLGLAPIMVQKIFEIINKLNKEKGLSVLLVEQNARQALKVADRGYVLEIGKITLSGSGQDLLDNPEVKKAYLGG
- a CDS encoding manganese efflux pump MntP, whose translation is MEWWSLLGIAFGLSLDALTVSLTNGFIMQTMRWRHAFRIAFAFGFFQALMPLLGWFAGSQLVTFLQRWEHWVAFFLLSYVGGKMIWESFFSDECEKKSCVEFPVLFLMSIVTSLDALAVGITLGVLQTAIVLPALVIGGVTFGVCFVGVYVGHRLQSISTTFQEKRFEWIGGIVLIGIGLRIVIEHLMKGI